In Amyelois transitella isolate CPQ chromosome 3, ilAmyTran1.1, whole genome shotgun sequence, a single genomic region encodes these proteins:
- the LOC132903284 gene encoding uncharacterized protein LOC132903284: MDPLKILCIYEAYSEDTEDDARKRSWVNPLNSERLICGQFHTLYERVCANPDMFKNYYHMPLHVFQELLHHVKPFITKSDTNMRLAISPEERLIITLKYLAKGIDLNTISEDFLIGRSTAYDIVKHTCIQIWNVLQPNEMPEPNESIWNSNSELFYKKTNFPNCVGAIDGKHVRIKSPSHSGSNYYNYKKYFSIVLMAVADANCCFTTINVGDYGKESDNSIFRKSTLGQKFFRNDLNLPEDKNLPNYTNEPQPFVFVGDEAFGLHRNMMRPYPNRNLDRNKRIFNYRLSRARRCVECAFGILTNKWRVLHSSMQVNPDFAIDIVKATFVLHNFVRRRVGAKFDDEFLKCPLQCIQQISNGRRSSSSAIVTRDFFKNYFVCEVGALPWQNRINSVF, from the exons ATGGAtccattgaaaatattgtgtaTTTACGAAGCATATTCAGAAGATACTGAAGATGATGCCAGAAAAAGAAGCTGGGTAAACCCACTCAATAGTGAGAGGCTGATATGTGGACAGTTCCATACATTATATGAACGTGTATGTGCAAATCCAGATATGTTTAAAAACTACTACCATATGCCATTACATGTTTTTCAAGAATTATTACATCACGTAAAACCTTTTATTACTAAATCGGACACAAATATGAGACTAGCCATCAGCCCAGAGGAAAGATTAATAATAACACTCAA gtatcTTGCCAAAGgtattgatttaaatacaataagtGAAGACTTCTTGATTGGGCGTTCTACTGCGTATGATATCGTCAAACATACCTGTATACAAATATGGAATGTACTTCAGCCTAATGAAATGCCAGAACCGAATGAATCTATTTGGAATTCGAACTCCGagcttttttataagaaaactaaTTTTCCAAATTGCGTTGGGGCAATAGATGGTAAACACGTCAGAATAAAATCACCTTCACACAGTGGTtcgaattattataattataagaaatactTCTCCATCGTGTTAATGGCTGTGGCAGATGCAAACTGTTGTTTTACAACGATTAATGTTGGTGATTATGGAAAAGAATCCGATAACTCTATATTCAGAAAGTCTACATTAGGTCAAAAGTTTTTCagaaatgatttaaatttaccgGAAGACAAAAATTTGCCCAATTACACAAACGAACCCCaaccttttgtttttgttggagATGAGGCGTTTGGTTTACACAGAAATATGATGCGCCCATATCCTAACAGAAACCTAGATAGAAACAaacgtatttttaattatcgtCTTAGTAGAGCGCGACGATGTGTAGAATGTGCTTTTGGcatattaacaaataaatggaGGGTACTTCACTCTTCAATGCAAGTCAACCCTGACTTTGCCATTGATATAGTTAAAGCTACATTCGTTTTGCACAATTTCGTGCGAAGGAGAGTTGGGGCTAAGTTTGACGAtgagtttttgaaatgtcCTTTACAATGTATTCAACAAATTTCAAATGGAAGAAGGTCGTCGAGTTCTGCTATAGTCACcagagatttttttaaaaattactttgtttGTGAAGTAGGAGCGTTACCCTGGCAAAATCGAATCAATTCTGTATTCTGa